The following proteins come from a genomic window of Pseudomonas sp. MAG733B:
- the rplW gene encoding 50S ribosomal protein L23, producing the protein MNQERVFKVLLGPHVSEKATVLADKKGQFVFKVATDATKLEIKKAVESLFSVKVERVTTLNVLGKSKRTARGLGKRNDWKKAVISLQPGQDLDFSSSAE; encoded by the coding sequence ATGAACCAGGAACGCGTATTTAAAGTTCTGCTTGGCCCGCACGTTTCCGAGAAGGCTACGGTTCTGGCAGACAAGAAAGGCCAGTTCGTTTTCAAGGTTGCTACTGACGCAACCAAGCTGGAAATCAAGAAGGCCGTCGAAAGCCTGTTCAGCGTGAAAGTAGAGCGTGTTACTACCCTGAATGTTCTGGGTAAGAGCAAGCGCACTGCTCGCGGTCTGGGCAAGCGTAATGACTGGAAGAAGGCAGTTATCTCCCTTCAGCCAGGCCAAGATCTCGATTTCAGCAGCAGTGCTGAGTAA
- the rplD gene encoding 50S ribosomal protein L4: protein MQLNVNDAQAIEVSELTFGGEFNETLVHQAVVAYMAGGRQGSKQQKTRSDVRGGGKRPWRQKGTGRARAGTIRSPIWRGGGTTFAARPQDHSQKLNKKMYRAAMRSILAELVRTDRLVVVQDFAVETPKTKDLLGKLNNMSLTDVLIVSDAVDQNLYLAARNLPHVDVRDVQGSDPVSLIAYDKVLITVSAVKKFEELLG, encoded by the coding sequence ATGCAATTAAATGTAAATGACGCTCAAGCGATCGAAGTTTCCGAACTGACATTTGGCGGCGAATTCAACGAGACGCTGGTTCACCAAGCAGTCGTAGCCTACATGGCTGGCGGTCGTCAGGGTTCCAAGCAGCAAAAGACCCGTTCCGACGTTCGTGGTGGCGGTAAGCGCCCATGGCGTCAGAAAGGTACTGGCCGTGCTCGTGCCGGTACTATCCGTAGCCCAATCTGGCGTGGCGGCGGTACCACTTTCGCAGCTCGTCCTCAGGATCACTCCCAGAAGCTGAACAAGAAGATGTACCGCGCAGCAATGCGTTCCATCCTTGCTGAGCTGGTGCGTACTGATCGTCTGGTCGTGGTTCAGGATTTCGCGGTTGAGACGCCGAAAACCAAAGACCTGCTGGGCAAACTGAACAACATGAGCCTGACCGACGTTCTGATCGTGTCGGACGCTGTTGATCAGAACCTGTACCTGGCTGCTCGTAACCTGCCACACGTAGATGTACGTGACGTGCAAGGTTCCGATCCAGTTAGTCTGATCGCATACGACAAGGTGTTGATCACCGTGTCGGCCGTGAAGAAATTCGAGGAGCTGCTGGGATGA
- the rplC gene encoding 50S ribosomal protein L3, which translates to MTIGVVGRKCGMTRIFTEEGVSIPVTVIEIEPNRVTQFKTEETDGYRAVQVTVGERRASRVTAAQAGHFAKANVAAGRTVMEFRLEEGEYQAGDLINAEIFAAGQLVDVTGQSKGKGFQGTIKRWNFRGQDNTHGNSVSHRVPGSIGQCQTPGRVFKGKKMSGHMGAERVTVQSLEVVRVDAERNLLLVKGAVPGATGGNLVVRPAAKARG; encoded by the coding sequence ATGACTATTGGTGTAGTCGGTCGTAAATGCGGTATGACCCGTATTTTCACCGAAGAAGGTGTCTCCATTCCGGTCACGGTCATTGAGATCGAGCCGAATCGCGTCACCCAGTTCAAAACTGAAGAGACCGATGGCTATCGTGCAGTGCAAGTCACTGTCGGCGAGCGTCGTGCTTCGCGTGTAACAGCAGCTCAGGCTGGCCACTTCGCTAAAGCGAACGTTGCCGCTGGTCGTACCGTAATGGAATTCCGCCTTGAAGAAGGCGAGTACCAGGCCGGCGATCTGATCAACGCTGAAATCTTCGCCGCTGGTCAACTGGTTGATGTAACTGGTCAGTCCAAAGGTAAAGGCTTCCAGGGTACGATCAAGCGTTGGAATTTCCGCGGGCAAGATAACACCCACGGTAACTCCGTATCCCACCGCGTTCCAGGCTCTATCGGCCAGTGCCAGACTCCTGGTCGTGTATTCAAGGGCAAAAAAATGTCCGGTCATATGGGCGCTGAGCGCGTGACCGTGCAGTCCCTCGAAGTAGTGCGCGTGGACGCTGAACGCAATCTGTTGTTGGTCAAGGGCGCTGTTCCTGGCGCTACTGGCGGCAACTTGGTTGTACGTCCAGCAGCCAAGGCTCGCGGTTAA
- the rpsJ gene encoding 30S ribosomal protein S10, producing the protein MQNQQIRIRLKAFDHRLIDQSTQEIVETAKRTGAQVRGPIPLPTRKERFTVLVSPHVNKDARDQYEIRTHKRVLDIVQPTDKTVDALMKLDLAAGVEVQISLG; encoded by the coding sequence ATGCAAAATCAGCAAATCCGTATCAGGTTGAAGGCTTTCGACCATCGCCTGATCGACCAATCAACCCAGGAAATCGTGGAAACCGCGAAACGTACTGGTGCTCAAGTGCGTGGTCCAATTCCACTGCCTACCCGTAAAGAGCGGTTCACCGTTCTGGTCTCCCCGCACGTCAACAAAGACGCGCGCGACCAGTACGAGATCCGTACTCATAAGCGCGTTCTGGACATCGTCCAGCCAACGGATAAAACCGTTGATGCTCTTATGAAGCTTGATCTTGCGGCCGGTGTGGAAGTGCAGATCAGCCTCGGCTAA
- the tuf gene encoding elongation factor Tu — protein sequence MAKEKFDRSLPHVNVGTIGHVDHGKTTLTAALTRVCSEVFGSAIVDFDKIDSAPEEKARGITINTAHVEYNSKIRHYAHVDCPGHADYVKNMITGAAQMDGAILVCSAADGPMPQTREHILLSRQVGVPYIVVFLNKADLVDDAELLELVEMEVRDLLSTYDFPGDDTPIIIGSARMALEGKDDNEMGTTAVRKLVETLDSYIPEPERAIDKPFLMPIEDVFSISGRGTVVTGRIERGIVRVQDPLEIVGLRDTTVTTCTGVEMFRKLLDEGRAGENCGVLLRGTKRDDVERGQVLVKPGSVKPHTKFTAEVYVLSKEEGGRHTPFFKGYRPQFYFRTTDVTGNCELPEGVEMVMPGDNIQMTVTLIKTIAMEDGLRFAIREGGRTVGAGVVAKIIE from the coding sequence GTGGCTAAAGAAAAATTTGATCGTTCCCTACCGCACGTCAACGTTGGCACCATCGGTCACGTTGACCACGGTAAAACCACTCTGACCGCAGCTCTGACTCGCGTTTGCTCCGAAGTTTTCGGTTCGGCAATCGTTGATTTCGATAAAATCGACAGCGCTCCAGAAGAAAAAGCTCGTGGTATCACCATCAACACCGCGCACGTCGAGTACAACTCGAAGATTCGTCACTACGCTCACGTTGACTGCCCAGGTCACGCTGACTATGTGAAGAACATGATCACTGGTGCTGCCCAGATGGACGGCGCGATCCTGGTTTGCTCGGCCGCTGATGGTCCGATGCCGCAAACCCGTGAGCACATCCTGCTGTCCCGTCAGGTAGGCGTTCCGTACATCGTGGTTTTCCTGAACAAGGCTGACCTGGTAGACGACGCTGAGCTGCTGGAACTGGTTGAGATGGAAGTTCGCGACCTGCTGTCCACCTACGACTTCCCGGGCGATGACACTCCAATCATCATCGGTTCGGCTCGTATGGCGCTGGAAGGCAAAGACGACAACGAAATGGGCACCACTGCCGTTCGTAAGCTGGTTGAAACTCTGGACAGCTACATCCCAGAACCAGAGCGCGCTATCGACAAGCCATTCCTGATGCCAATCGAAGACGTATTCTCGATTTCGGGTCGTGGTACTGTTGTGACCGGTCGTATCGAGCGCGGTATCGTTCGCGTTCAAGATCCGCTGGAAATCGTTGGTCTGCGTGACACTACCGTCACCACCTGCACCGGTGTTGAAATGTTCCGCAAGCTGCTCGACGAAGGTCGTGCTGGCGAGAACTGCGGCGTTCTGCTGCGTGGCACCAAGCGTGACGACGTTGAGCGTGGTCAGGTTCTGGTTAAGCCGGGTTCGGTTAAGCCGCACACCAAGTTCACCGCAGAAGTTTACGTTCTGAGCAAGGAAGAAGGCGGCCGTCACACTCCGTTCTTCAAAGGCTACCGTCCACAGTTCTACTTCCGTACTACTGACGTGACTGGTAACTGCGAGCTGCCAGAAGGCGTTGAAATGGTAATGCCAGGTGACAACATTCAGATGACTGTTACCCTGATCAAAACCATCGCAATGGAAGACGGTCTGCGTTTCGCTATCCGTGAAGGCGGTCGTACCGTCGGCGCTGGCGTCGTAGCCAAAATCATCGAGTAA